The following are from one region of the Paenibacillus protaetiae genome:
- a CDS encoding ABC transporter permease gives MGNKMNWRKWLPPAAVILVLLAAWQIAVTVTGTGEWLLPSPLRIIETAAEVWPRLSEHMLATIELVLPGFAGGVGAGFLLAALLHFVPGAKSGIYPLLVLSQNVPIIAIGPLLTLWFGYGIVPKLILMWLVCFFPVSVALLAGLNDVDPKLRNYMEMIGSSRWQLFWRLELPNAVSHLFSGLKIAASYSVLTAVVAEWIGSQKGLGYFMLLASNGFQTARVFAAVFLIVILSLLMYGLVSLAERLLVRWKQVQKGSERR, from the coding sequence CGCCGTTACCGTAACCGGCACCGGAGAGTGGCTGCTGCCGTCTCCGCTGCGCATTATTGAAACAGCCGCGGAAGTATGGCCAAGGCTCAGCGAGCATATGCTGGCTACGATAGAGCTCGTTTTGCCGGGTTTTGCAGGGGGAGTGGGCGCAGGCTTTTTGCTTGCGGCGCTTCTTCATTTTGTTCCCGGAGCCAAAAGCGGCATTTACCCGCTGCTCGTCCTGTCGCAAAACGTGCCCATCATCGCGATTGGCCCGTTGCTGACGTTATGGTTTGGATACGGCATTGTGCCAAAGCTGATTTTGATGTGGCTGGTATGTTTTTTCCCTGTATCGGTTGCGTTGCTGGCGGGTTTGAATGACGTTGACCCTAAACTCCGCAATTATATGGAAATGATCGGTTCAAGCAGATGGCAGCTGTTTTGGCGGCTGGAGCTGCCCAATGCAGTGTCCCATTTATTTTCCGGGCTGAAAATCGCTGCCTCCTACAGCGTGCTGACCGCCGTTGTAGCAGAATGGATCGGCTCGCAAAAAGGGCTTGGTTATTTTATGCTGCTCGCTTCCAACGGCTTTCAGACGGCACGCGTATTCGCTGCTGTATTTCTTATTGTAATTCTCAGCTTGCTGATGTATGGGCTTGTGTCGCTGGCGGAGCGGCTGCTTGTCCGTTGGAAGCAGGTTCAGAAAGGAAGTGAGCGGCGGTGA
- a CDS encoding ABC transporter ATP-binding protein: MNKRAADRQPVLDITRVHKTFGKGQTAKEVIGGLSLHIHEGEFVSIVGPSGSGKTTLFQMIGGLELPSEGEIRVNGQLINGKRGHISYMPQQASLLPWRTVADNVELALHIAGMKRSDAEQSALEWLDKVGLGSYAEAYPGVLSGGMQQRVSFLRALLSPQRLMLLDEPFGALDALTRLNMQRWLMSIWEENRRSVLLVTHSIEEALLLSDRVIVLSASPAVVLDEFEVPFARPRKESLWTDELFNAYKQKVYDLLQDHTNTRRGAASAGE, translated from the coding sequence GTGAATAAGCGAGCAGCGGATCGTCAGCCCGTGTTGGACATTACCCGGGTACATAAAACGTTCGGCAAAGGCCAAACGGCAAAAGAAGTCATCGGAGGCTTGTCGCTGCATATCCACGAGGGGGAGTTCGTCTCGATCGTTGGACCTTCCGGCAGCGGGAAAACGACGTTGTTTCAAATGATTGGCGGGCTTGAGCTTCCGAGTGAAGGCGAAATCCGCGTAAACGGACAGCTCATTAACGGCAAACGCGGCCATATATCGTATATGCCGCAGCAGGCGTCCTTGCTGCCTTGGCGGACAGTGGCGGACAATGTGGAGCTTGCGCTGCATATTGCCGGAATGAAGCGCAGCGATGCTGAGCAATCCGCGCTGGAATGGCTGGATAAAGTTGGCCTCGGCAGCTATGCCGAGGCGTACCCCGGCGTGCTGTCCGGCGGTATGCAGCAGCGCGTATCTTTTTTGCGGGCGCTGCTTTCGCCGCAGCGGCTTATGCTGCTGGATGAACCGTTTGGCGCGCTGGATGCGCTGACGCGGCTGAACATGCAGCGCTGGCTGATGTCGATCTGGGAGGAGAACCGCCGCTCGGTGCTGCTGGTGACGCACAGCATTGAGGAAGCGCTGCTGCTCTCGGACCGGGTTATTGTGCTGTCGGCTTCGCCTGCAGTCGTGCTTGACGAATTCGAGGTGCCGTTTGCAAGGCCGCGCAAAGAATCATTGTGGACGGACGAATTGTTTAATGCGTACAAACAGAAGGTTTATGACCTGCTTCAAGATCATACGAATACGAGAAGGGGTGCCGCAAGTGCCGGAGAATAA
- a CDS encoding TatD family hydrolase, whose amino-acid sequence MPENNRQSWIVDAHIHFVQYSREDKELLLERFAEAGGRTVVAVSTDLASSQETRELASRYPKQVHPAYGYHPEQPVPPEAEIERLLQWIRERHQAGERFAIGEVGLPYYNRTDAEANGRPFDETPYLSLLGRFAALAAELDLPIVLHAIYEDGGKACEIVQKHGVQKAHFHWFKGGQAVVKRLMDAGYMISISPDVAYEPEIRELVRQYPLELMMSETDGPWPFEGKYKGQQTEPAMVRDVVAEIAEIKNLSYEIVADALFRNASRMYGLKG is encoded by the coding sequence GTGCCGGAGAATAACCGCCAGTCATGGATTGTGGATGCTCATATTCATTTTGTACAGTACAGCCGGGAAGACAAGGAATTGCTGCTGGAGAGGTTTGCAGAAGCGGGCGGACGCACGGTCGTAGCCGTATCTACGGATTTGGCTTCATCGCAGGAGACAAGAGAGCTGGCAAGCCGTTATCCGAAGCAAGTGCATCCGGCTTACGGCTATCACCCTGAGCAGCCGGTTCCGCCGGAAGCGGAAATCGAACGGCTGCTGCAATGGATCCGGGAACGGCATCAGGCAGGGGAACGGTTCGCAATCGGGGAAGTTGGCTTGCCTTATTACAACAGGACAGATGCGGAAGCAAACGGCCGGCCTTTTGACGAAACGCCTTATTTGTCGCTGCTCGGACGGTTTGCGGCGCTCGCAGCCGAACTTGACTTGCCGATTGTGCTGCATGCGATCTATGAGGATGGAGGCAAAGCATGCGAAATTGTCCAGAAACACGGCGTACAAAAAGCACATTTTCATTGGTTTAAAGGCGGCCAAGCAGTTGTAAAGCGGCTCATGGACGCCGGGTATATGATTTCAATTTCGCCGGATGTGGCCTACGAGCCGGAAATTCGCGAACTGGTGCGGCAGTATCCGCTGGAACTGATGATGAGCGAAACGGATGGCCCGTGGCCGTTTGAGGGCAAATATAAAGGGCAGCAGACAGAGCCGGCGATGGTCCGTGATGTCGTTGCCGAAATTGCTGAAATTAAAAATTTGTCTTATGAAATTGTTGCGGACGCGTTATTCCGGAATGCTTCGAGAATGTACGGCTTAAAGGGATAG
- a CDS encoding NucA/NucB deoxyribonuclease domain-containing protein: protein MVSLLSVIVIAITAYVYPSLADDHKQPSIRQDAQADYTIYFPLDKYPETGQHIQAAIRRGEPAVCTIDREGAEQNRKESLHGVPTRKGYDRDEWPMAMCREGGEGADIQYVTPSDNRGAGSWISNQLDQLPDGAEVLFVVK from the coding sequence ATGGTGTCATTGTTATCCGTTATCGTCATTGCAATTACCGCTTATGTCTATCCGTCACTGGCGGATGATCATAAGCAGCCTTCTATCCGGCAGGATGCGCAGGCGGATTATACGATCTATTTTCCGCTGGACAAATATCCGGAGACCGGCCAACATATTCAAGCGGCAATTCGCAGAGGCGAACCCGCTGTCTGTACGATTGACCGGGAAGGCGCGGAACAGAACCGGAAAGAATCGCTGCACGGCGTGCCCACCCGCAAAGGTTATGACCGCGATGAATGGCCGATGGCTATGTGCCGGGAGGGCGGCGAAGGCGCCGACATCCAATACGTGACGCCTTCGGATAACCGGGGAGCCGGTTCATGGATCAGCAATCAGCTGGATCAGCTGCCGGACGGTGCTGAAGTGTTATTTGTGGTCAAATAA
- a CDS encoding glycoside hydrolase family 25 protein codes for MQNRSAGNAQGIDVSRYQGQIDWTKVRNDGISFVFVKATEGETGRDPYFARNAEGAAAAGLLVGAYHFMRATTPDGAIREAQHFYQTVSASAKLQLPPVMDYEQNNGGLKDADINKVAKAFLSETERLFGVRPILYSGNSFASHFDASLGAYPLWVARYSTTAPVNVTAWSAWTFWQYSGGDSGGTRPGGGRRVAGISTPVDLNEYAGTEAQLRETFAPDQEGQPMTEAERQEMDQLKARIAKLESYLNLSGNQMPPAWINEAAWAAKQAGIITSINDKGNPEFISIQMLYNAGLCNPELIAFFKQFSAGTREAIEALLAE; via the coding sequence ATGCAAAATAGAAGCGCCGGCAACGCCCAAGGCATCGACGTCTCCCGTTACCAGGGCCAGATTGATTGGACTAAGGTCCGAAATGACGGGATCTCTTTTGTATTTGTCAAAGCAACAGAAGGGGAGACAGGACGAGATCCCTATTTTGCAAGGAATGCAGAAGGAGCGGCAGCAGCAGGGCTGCTTGTGGGGGCATACCATTTTATGCGGGCAACAACGCCGGATGGGGCCATACGCGAAGCGCAGCACTTTTACCAAACCGTATCTGCCTCAGCAAAGCTGCAACTGCCGCCGGTTATGGACTATGAACAAAATAACGGTGGATTAAAGGATGCGGACATCAACAAGGTGGCGAAAGCCTTCTTATCGGAAACGGAACGGTTGTTTGGCGTACGGCCGATCCTGTATTCCGGCAACAGTTTTGCTAGCCATTTTGACGCAAGTTTGGGCGCATACCCGTTATGGGTGGCCAGATACAGCACTACAGCGCCGGTTAATGTGACGGCATGGTCGGCTTGGACATTTTGGCAATACAGCGGCGGAGATTCCGGCGGTACTAGGCCGGGCGGCGGAAGACGGGTTGCGGGAATATCAACCCCAGTGGATTTAAACGAATATGCAGGCACAGAAGCGCAGCTCCGCGAAACTTTTGCGCCTGATCAGGAGGGACAGCCCATGACAGAAGCAGAACGGCAGGAGATGGATCAGTTGAAGGCAAGAATTGCAAAGCTGGAAAGCTATTTAAACCTTTCGGGCAATCAAATGCCACCCGCTTGGATTAATGAGGCGGCCTGGGCAGCTAAACAAGCCGGCATTATTACAAGCATTAACGATAAAGGCAATCCGGAGTTTATTTCGATTCAAATGCTGTACAACGCAGGGTTATGCAATCCGGAGCTTATAGCGTTCTTCAAGCAGTTCAGCGCCGGGACGCGCGAAGCGATAGAAGCGCTGCTGGCGGAGTGA
- the rsmD gene encoding 16S rRNA (guanine(966)-N(2))-methyltransferase RsmD: MRVIAGAAKGRPLKAVPGMNTRPTTDKVKEAIFSMIGPYFEGGYALDLFAGTGGLGIEAWSRGIERVIFIDKEKISIDVVRANVQAAGMSDFAQIFRNDAERALKALSKRGVRFRLVFLDPPYRIVSMDELMGEMIALDLLEDQAIIVVEHDAAHEYPEHIEGFTRLRAAKYGDTAVSVYRHQEDSENGGEETDA, encoded by the coding sequence GTGAGAGTAATTGCCGGCGCAGCCAAAGGGCGGCCGTTAAAAGCAGTGCCCGGGATGAACACGCGGCCGACGACAGACAAAGTAAAGGAAGCGATCTTCAGCATGATCGGTCCTTATTTTGAAGGCGGATACGCGCTTGATTTATTTGCAGGTACGGGCGGACTTGGCATCGAAGCCTGGAGCCGGGGGATTGAACGGGTCATCTTTATTGATAAGGAGAAAATAAGCATCGATGTCGTACGTGCCAATGTGCAGGCGGCGGGGATGTCGGATTTTGCGCAAATATTCCGGAATGACGCGGAACGCGCGTTAAAAGCGTTAAGCAAACGCGGTGTGCGCTTCCGGCTTGTCTTTTTGGATCCGCCGTATCGGATTGTTTCCATGGACGAATTAATGGGCGAGATGATCGCGCTGGATTTGCTGGAGGATCAAGCGATTATTGTGGTGGAGCATGACGCGGCGCATGAGTATCCGGAACATATTGAGGGCTTCACGCGGCTGAGAGCCGCGAAATACGGCGATACAGCCGTGTCCGTGTACAGGCATCAGGAGGACAGCGAGAATGGAGGAGAAGAAACCGATGCATGA
- the coaD gene encoding pantetheine-phosphate adenylyltransferase, with protein MEEKKPMHDSGSAPKRVAVYPGSFDPITYGHLDIIQRAAKMFDHLIVAVLNNTSKKPLFSLDERKALLAEVTKDIPNVSIDGFRDLLVRYMKSQNANIIIRGIRSVTDFEYELQLASMNKKLDDNIETMFMMTNPKYSYLSSSIVKEIATFNGEVHELVPPIVEEQLKRKLNP; from the coding sequence ATGGAGGAGAAGAAACCGATGCATGATTCTGGAAGCGCTCCAAAACGAGTGGCGGTATACCCGGGGAGTTTCGACCCGATTACATACGGACACTTGGATATTATTCAGCGCGCAGCCAAAATGTTTGACCATTTAATTGTGGCGGTGCTGAACAATACGAGCAAAAAACCGCTTTTTTCACTGGATGAACGTAAAGCGCTGCTTGCTGAAGTGACCAAGGATATTCCTAACGTCAGCATTGACGGATTTCGCGACCTGCTGGTCCGTTATATGAAATCGCAGAATGCGAATATTATTATCCGCGGCATACGTTCGGTTACCGATTTTGAATATGAACTGCAGCTTGCTTCGATGAACAAAAAGCTGGATGATAATATTGAAACCATGTTTATGATGACGAACCCGAAATACTCTTATTTAAGCTCCAGCATTGTCAAAGAAATTGCGACTTTTAACGGCGAAGTGCACGAGCTGGTGCCGCCTATCGTAGAGGAGCAGCTGAAGCGCAAGCTAAATCCGTAG
- a CDS encoding nucleoside recognition domain-containing protein: MMRTILIAMASILLVFAVIVQPDAAFKASLQGLTIWWNIVFPGLLPFLVVLEIISAYGLSRALGVMLQPVTSRLLKLPGDSGLALAAGWMSGFPAGAETAARLVRAGRLTPSQGNRLLALAHMPNPVFMMVVFSAGFLHRPELGLLLAAAVWLSGLLTAALQAAFRRRRLSEPAQEAETTKSADAAQMAKTAAHRPGIKGSLWRRAAAAMEEGRKEDGRSFGQLLGESVSSSVQKLLVIGGLMIFASVVIKLLSLLAGQPDGWLAYVLPLVMESHLGAYAAAVTPLHGAPEAMPLAVAAAALSWSGISGILQAGQAVGGTELRLLPFALSKLLHAAFAFVITLLLWKPALALIRLASGASGASSPAMIGQHHSQLPLLLPQPLAASDMPVIWGYTVTGALLLAGACLVFGLLLLPARWKKRV; this comes from the coding sequence ATGATGCGTACCATCTTGATTGCCATGGCATCCATCCTGCTTGTATTTGCAGTTATCGTTCAGCCTGACGCTGCTTTCAAAGCCTCTTTGCAAGGCTTAACCATCTGGTGGAATATCGTATTTCCCGGCTTGCTTCCTTTTCTTGTTGTGCTTGAAATCATATCCGCTTACGGGTTATCGCGCGCGCTTGGCGTTATGCTGCAGCCGGTAACTTCCAGGCTGCTAAAGCTGCCCGGCGATTCCGGGCTGGCGCTTGCCGCCGGCTGGATGTCCGGTTTTCCGGCCGGCGCAGAGACGGCAGCCAGGCTGGTCCGCGCTGGGCGGCTGACCCCATCGCAAGGAAACCGGCTGCTGGCTCTCGCCCATATGCCCAATCCGGTCTTTATGATGGTTGTATTCAGCGCGGGTTTCCTGCATCGTCCCGAGCTTGGTTTGCTGCTTGCAGCCGCTGTCTGGCTTTCAGGGCTGTTGACGGCTGCTCTGCAGGCTGCGTTTCGGCGGAGACGGCTCTCCGAACCGGCCCAAGAGGCTGAAACAACTAAATCAGCTGATGCAGCCCAAATGGCAAAGACGGCCGCTCACCGCCCGGGAATAAAAGGCTCCTTATGGCGCAGAGCCGCCGCTGCAATGGAAGAAGGGCGCAAAGAAGACGGCCGCAGCTTCGGGCAATTGCTTGGCGAATCCGTCTCCAGCAGCGTGCAAAAGCTGCTGGTCATCGGCGGGCTTATGATTTTTGCTTCGGTTGTGATCAAGCTGCTCTCGCTGCTGGCCGGACAGCCGGATGGATGGCTGGCCTATGTGCTTCCATTAGTAATGGAAAGCCATTTAGGCGCTTACGCCGCAGCAGTAACACCGCTGCATGGCGCTCCGGAAGCAATGCCGCTTGCTGTCGCCGCCGCCGCGTTAAGCTGGAGCGGCATCTCCGGCATTTTGCAGGCTGGACAAGCTGTAGGCGGCACCGAATTGAGGCTGCTCCCCTTTGCGTTGTCGAAGCTGCTGCACGCCGCTTTTGCTTTTGTAATTACGCTGCTGCTCTGGAAGCCTGCGCTTGCGCTGATCCGGCTGGCGTCCGGCGCAAGCGGCGCCTCCTCGCCTGCCATGATCGGCCAACACCATTCACAGCTGCCGCTTCTCCTTCCGCAGCCGCTGGCGGCTTCCGATATGCCTGTCATCTGGGGCTATACCGTAACCGGAGCGCTGCTGCTGGCCGGTGCGTGCTTGGTGTTCGGGCTGCTGCTGCTCCCGGCAAGATGGAAAAAGCGGGTGTAA
- a CDS encoding S16 family serine protease, giving the protein MLVRFKGSAAIAGLDDLEGALSRYKPGQQVELLVNRSGTETEVPVKLGEYGSPVSAEGAAQALQAARLAELRQLVPTNPVNKVAVNAGEVGGPSAGLMFALETIDLLTPGDLTKGLQIAGTGTINASGEVGAIGGISHKVVAAERKGAELFLAPEANAKEAAAKAKSMGSSMKVVRVRTLDEAVQAIQTFRASY; this is encoded by the coding sequence GTGCTTGTCCGTTTCAAAGGCAGCGCAGCCATAGCCGGGCTTGACGATCTGGAAGGCGCACTCAGCCGCTACAAGCCTGGCCAGCAGGTTGAGCTTCTCGTTAACCGCAGCGGCACGGAAACGGAAGTTCCGGTAAAGCTGGGGGAATATGGTTCGCCCGTATCGGCCGAAGGCGCGGCGCAGGCGCTGCAAGCCGCTCGGCTAGCCGAATTGCGGCAACTGGTGCCGACGAATCCCGTTAATAAGGTCGCTGTAAATGCCGGCGAAGTAGGAGGCCCGTCTGCAGGGCTTATGTTTGCGCTGGAAACGATCGATTTGTTGACGCCGGGAGATTTGACGAAAGGGCTGCAAATCGCCGGTACCGGCACGATTAATGCAAGCGGCGAAGTAGGAGCAATCGGAGGCATATCCCATAAAGTGGTGGCCGCAGAGCGCAAGGGAGCGGAATTGTTTCTCGCTCCCGAAGCGAATGCGAAGGAGGCGGCGGCTAAAGCCAAGTCGATGGGCAGCAGCATGAAAGTGGTCCGTGTCCGGACGCTGGATGAAGCGGTGCAAGCGATTCAAACGTTTCGGGCATCTTATTGA
- a CDS encoding nucleotidyltransferase, with translation MRAVGLIVEYNPFHNGHLYHLEQSVRLTEADAVVAVMSGHFLQRGEPALLDKWARTEAALRGGCDLVIELPAAYATQAADWFAYGAVSLLEATGVVDAFCFGTESGEIGLLREAARAIASEPAGFRQLLRERLQAGVNYPAAHSAALAQYLTESGYPEASQFPFAQPNHTLGLHYLIALERINGSMTPLTIRREKSGYNETTASDSHIASATAIRRMLLETGRPAEAKAYVPISTYQVLEREYEAGRAPVSWDNLFPQLLYAIGMRTAEQLADFREIAEGLENRIVQTLPKLETASFEQLIDALKTKRYTRTKLQRALLSVLLGHAKADMTADKLRSGVEYIRVLGFTDKGQTLLRQMRSTARLPVLLSAARPPGRYRYLELDTQATIAYRLGLPGPVKSGELYRDFKEKPVIVQHKSARHQ, from the coding sequence ATGCGCGCGGTCGGTCTGATCGTTGAATATAATCCATTCCATAACGGGCATCTTTACCACCTGGAGCAATCGGTGCGGCTGACAGAAGCCGATGCCGTCGTAGCCGTCATGAGCGGCCATTTTTTGCAGCGCGGCGAACCTGCCTTGCTGGACAAATGGGCCCGCACTGAAGCGGCGCTGCGCGGCGGGTGCGACCTCGTCATCGAGCTGCCTGCCGCTTACGCCACTCAAGCTGCCGACTGGTTCGCTTACGGAGCCGTATCCCTTCTGGAAGCGACCGGCGTCGTAGACGCCTTCTGCTTCGGGACGGAGAGCGGCGAGATCGGCCTGCTCCGCGAAGCCGCACGAGCGATAGCTTCCGAGCCGGCCGGGTTTCGGCAGCTGCTCCGTGAGCGTTTGCAGGCCGGCGTGAACTATCCGGCTGCACACAGCGCGGCGCTCGCGCAGTATTTAACGGAGAGCGGCTATCCGGAAGCGTCACAATTCCCGTTTGCGCAGCCAAACCATACGTTAGGCCTGCATTATCTGATTGCGCTGGAGCGCATAAACGGCTCCATGACACCCCTTACCATCCGCCGCGAAAAGTCCGGCTACAACGAAACAACCGCTTCGGACAGCCATATTGCCAGCGCGACGGCGATCCGCCGGATGCTGCTGGAAACAGGCCGTCCCGCAGAAGCAAAGGCGTATGTACCAATCAGCACGTATCAAGTGCTGGAACGGGAATATGAAGCCGGCAGAGCGCCTGTCAGCTGGGACAATCTGTTCCCTCAGCTGCTCTATGCGATCGGGATGCGGACGGCAGAGCAGCTGGCAGACTTCCGCGAAATAGCGGAAGGGCTGGAGAACCGGATCGTTCAAACGCTTCCGAAGCTGGAAACCGCCAGTTTCGAGCAGCTGATTGATGCGCTAAAAACGAAACGGTATACGCGCACAAAGCTGCAGCGCGCGCTGCTGTCCGTCCTGCTGGGGCATGCCAAAGCGGATATGACGGCGGACAAGCTGCGCTCCGGCGTAGAATATATCCGCGTTTTAGGGTTTACGGACAAGGGCCAAACCCTTCTTCGGCAAATGCGGAGCACTGCCCGGCTTCCGGTCCTGCTAAGTGCGGCAAGGCCTCCCGGCCGGTACCGCTATTTGGAGCTGGATACGCAGGCTACCATCGCCTATCGGCTTGGCTTGCCTGGCCCTGTCAAATCCGGCGAATTGTACCGCGATTTCAAAGAGAAACCGGTGATCGTGCAACATAAATCCGCCCGCCATCAATAA